A region from the Micrococcus cohnii genome encodes:
- a CDS encoding WhiB family transcriptional regulator — MENTQRAEEPGTPSQSGGLATRSVPADWFLDPAAPGWSDGSELPGRTSLEDQATALLARHDAESSEAPASARGDATVTALFPSEPTAPEHSEAQSSIWEALSQPLAEIEGELAWQVDALCAQTDPEAFFPEKGGSTRDAKKICASCTVRSQCLDYAMQNDERFGIWGGLSERERRRLRKLQG, encoded by the coding sequence ATGGAGAACACGCAGCGCGCGGAGGAGCCCGGCACTCCGTCGCAGTCCGGCGGCCTCGCCACCCGTTCCGTCCCCGCCGACTGGTTCCTCGATCCGGCGGCGCCGGGGTGGTCTGACGGGTCTGAGCTTCCGGGACGGACCTCGCTCGAGGATCAGGCCACGGCCCTGCTCGCCCGCCATGACGCCGAGTCGTCTGAGGCGCCGGCCTCCGCTCGTGGCGACGCCACGGTCACCGCGCTCTTCCCGTCCGAGCCGACCGCGCCCGAGCATTCCGAAGCCCAGTCGAGCATCTGGGAGGCGCTGAGCCAGCCGCTGGCCGAGATCGAAGGCGAGCTCGCCTGGCAGGTGGACGCGCTGTGCGCCCAGACCGACCCCGAGGCGTTCTTCCCGGAGAAGGGCGGTTCCACGCGGGATGCCAAGAAGATCTGCGCCTCCTGCACCGTGCGGTCCCAGTGCCTGGACTACGCCATGCAGAACGACGAGCGTTTCGGCATCTGGGGCGGGCTGTCCGAGCGGGAGCGTCGTCGACTCCGCAAGCTTCAGGGCTGA
- the ahcY gene encoding adenosylhomocysteinase — protein sequence MTSTHVSTPADSTDFANRATVPGAEFDFAVRDLSLAEAGRHQIRLAEHEMPGLMALREEYGQSQPLKGARIAGSLHMTVQTAVLIETLTALGAEVRWASCNIFSTQDEAAAAVVVGEGTPEKPAGVPVFAWKNESLEDYWWTASQILTWPGADQDPERGPNMILDDGGDATLLVHKGVEFEAAGAVPAPTEDDPEEFRIVLAMLARSLERDPQHWTRSAERLRGVSEETTTGVMRLYQLAAEGRLLFPAINVNDAVTKSKFDNKYGIRHSLPDGIMRATDVLIGGKVAVVCGYGDVGKGAAEALRGQGARVIVTEIDPICALQAAMDGYQVARLQDVVSEGDIFVTTTGGKDIIMAEDMLAMKDKAIVGNVGHFDNEIDMAGLGAVAGVRRTEIKPQVHEWTFDAGTEAERSIIVLSEGRLLNLGNATGHPSFVMSASFTNQVMAQIELFGASGGTGALTAQTYENQVYVLPKVLDEKVARLHLDALGVGLTELSKSQAEYLGVDVAGPYKADHYRY from the coding sequence ATGACTTCGACCCACGTGAGCACGCCCGCCGACAGCACCGATTTCGCGAACCGCGCCACCGTTCCCGGTGCTGAATTCGACTTCGCGGTCCGGGACCTCTCTTTGGCCGAGGCCGGCCGGCACCAGATCCGCCTGGCCGAGCACGAGATGCCCGGCCTGATGGCGCTGCGCGAGGAGTACGGACAGTCCCAGCCCCTCAAGGGCGCCCGGATCGCCGGCTCGCTGCACATGACGGTCCAGACAGCCGTGCTGATCGAGACCCTCACCGCGCTCGGCGCGGAGGTGCGCTGGGCCTCGTGCAACATCTTCTCCACGCAGGACGAGGCGGCCGCGGCCGTCGTCGTGGGGGAGGGCACGCCCGAGAAGCCGGCCGGTGTGCCCGTCTTCGCCTGGAAGAACGAGTCTCTCGAGGACTACTGGTGGACCGCCTCCCAGATCCTGACGTGGCCCGGTGCGGACCAGGACCCCGAGCGCGGCCCGAACATGATCCTCGACGACGGCGGCGACGCCACCCTGCTGGTCCACAAGGGCGTCGAGTTCGAGGCCGCCGGCGCGGTGCCGGCCCCCACCGAGGACGACCCGGAGGAGTTCCGCATCGTGCTGGCGATGCTAGCCCGCTCCCTCGAGCGGGACCCGCAGCACTGGACCCGCAGCGCCGAGCGTCTGCGCGGCGTCTCGGAGGAGACCACCACCGGCGTCATGCGCCTCTACCAGCTCGCCGCCGAGGGCCGACTGCTGTTCCCGGCGATCAACGTGAACGACGCTGTGACGAAGTCCAAGTTCGACAACAAATACGGCATCCGGCACTCCCTGCCGGACGGCATCATGCGCGCCACGGACGTGCTGATCGGCGGCAAGGTGGCCGTGGTGTGCGGGTACGGCGATGTGGGCAAGGGCGCGGCGGAGGCGCTGCGGGGCCAGGGAGCCCGCGTGATCGTCACCGAGATTGACCCGATCTGCGCGCTGCAGGCCGCCATGGACGGCTACCAGGTGGCCCGGCTGCAGGACGTGGTGTCCGAGGGCGACATCTTCGTCACCACCACCGGCGGCAAGGACATCATCATGGCCGAGGACATGCTCGCCATGAAGGACAAGGCCATCGTCGGCAACGTCGGACACTTCGACAACGAGATCGACATGGCCGGCCTCGGGGCGGTCGCGGGGGTGCGCAGGACCGAGATCAAGCCGCAGGTCCACGAATGGACGTTCGATGCGGGCACCGAGGCCGAGCGCTCGATCATCGTGCTCTCCGAGGGCCGCCTGCTGAACCTCGGCAACGCGACGGGGCATCCCTCGTTCGTGATGAGCGCGTCGTTCACGAATCAGGTGATGGCCCAGATCGAGCTGTTCGGAGCGTCGGGAGGCACCGGTGCCCTCACCGCGCAGACCTATGAGAACCAGGTGTACGTGCTGCCGAAGGTGCTCGATGAGAAGGTCGCGCGTCTGCACTTGGACGCCCTCGGCGTCGGGCTCACGGAGCTGAGCAAGAGCCAGGCCGAGTACCTCGGCGTCGATGTGGCGGGCCCGTACAAGGCCGACCACTACCGTTACTGA
- a CDS encoding TIGR01906 family membrane protein: MSASTPGRRAVSAADHGFRTEAFSAEDLAAIRRADAEGRAARGQSQTAPAQQEREDRVQQERGDSKGAGAGLSADEQQTRPLDRVSARRDPFARTTPATTPSQTDAGLDAGRLPRGGPRVAQVLLAVLAPLVLLVGLVRMVASPVFLWLEYHRPGFPADPYGFSTSDRMHYGSAGLDYLFNLAPPRYLADLRWQGVPVLSEAEISHMDDVKAVMLVTTSIGAVLGLLCLALLAYLARTSPGGVRRALFAGAVWLLVALLVLAVAGVLGWEALFAGFHALFFAEGTWTFAASDGLIRLYPGRFWIDAALVLAGSGLLTALLTLICCAPTRRRRERDRRRRDHLMQLRAERVLARRR; encoded by the coding sequence ATGAGCGCGAGCACCCCGGGCCGCCGGGCGGTCTCGGCCGCGGACCACGGCTTTCGGACCGAGGCCTTCAGTGCCGAGGATCTCGCCGCCATCCGGCGGGCCGACGCCGAGGGACGGGCCGCGAGGGGGCAGTCGCAGACGGCCCCTGCCCAGCAGGAACGCGAGGACAGGGTGCAGCAGGAACGCGGGGACAGCAAGGGTGCGGGCGCGGGCCTCTCGGCCGACGAGCAGCAGACGCGCCCGCTGGACCGGGTCTCCGCTCGCCGTGATCCGTTCGCGCGAACGACGCCCGCCACGACGCCGTCACAGACCGACGCGGGCCTCGACGCAGGCCGGCTGCCGCGCGGCGGCCCCCGTGTCGCGCAGGTGCTGCTGGCGGTGCTCGCGCCGCTGGTGCTGCTGGTCGGCCTGGTGCGGATGGTCGCCTCTCCGGTGTTCCTGTGGCTCGAATACCACCGTCCCGGCTTCCCTGCGGACCCCTACGGGTTCTCCACCTCGGACCGCATGCACTACGGCTCCGCCGGTCTGGACTACCTGTTCAACCTCGCGCCGCCCCGGTATCTGGCGGACCTGCGCTGGCAGGGCGTCCCCGTGCTGTCGGAGGCGGAGATCTCCCACATGGACGACGTCAAAGCCGTCATGCTGGTGACCACGTCCATCGGAGCCGTCCTGGGTCTGCTGTGCTTGGCGCTGCTGGCCTATCTGGCGCGTACGAGTCCGGGCGGCGTGCGCCGGGCCCTGTTCGCCGGTGCCGTGTGGCTGCTCGTGGCCCTGCTCGTACTGGCTGTGGCCGGTGTGCTGGGCTGGGAGGCGCTCTTCGCCGGCTTCCACGCCCTGTTCTTCGCGGAGGGAACCTGGACCTTCGCCGCCAGTGACGGGCTGATCCGGCTCTACCCGGGCCGGTTCTGGATCGACGCCGCCCTCGTCCTGGCCGGCTCGGGTCTGCTGACGGCACTGCTCACGCTGATCTGCTGCGCCCCGACCCGGCGCCGCCGCGAGCGGGATCGGCGGCGCCGTGACCACCTGATGCAGCTGCGCGCTGAGCGGGTCCTGGCACGACGGCGCTGA
- a CDS encoding AMP-dependent synthetase/ligase yields MQTAAELAADSNITDLILSSYAEDPQAPVYAVRNGTGGWLDVSFAAFLEQVRAAARGLIACGISPGDKVALFAATSYEWAVMDQAVWFAGGVSVPIYETSSAHQVRHILTDSGTEIVAYGTAAQQNVVAEACADGGPQVLTLPLDAAGLAALADDGSDVPDEQVELARSTATLQDTASIVYTSGTTGLPKGAKITHGNLALGTVNILPYAHEIVGYGVDATTRTLMFLPLAHVLAHAVQVICLYARIQVAHCSSMAQLTADMGSFRPTWLLAVPRVFEKLEAGAAASAEDAGKGSVFRAARATAIEYSEALEAAARGESSGPSPWLRARHALFDRLVYTKIRDIMGGQVRYAVSGASALAPDLAHFFRGIGVEIKEGYGLTETTAPATVNVPGATRLGTVGLPIPGTRVRIAEDDEVLISGPIVFGGYHAQPEASAAALDEDGFLRTGDLGSLDEDGYLRITGRKKELIVTAGGKNVYPTPMEEGLRRHRLVHQVVVVGENRPYVGALLTLDEAELRRWCQDRGRPILSMAEAAEDLDVRAAVQDAVDAVNRNVSRAESIRRFLILDHELTEASGHVTQSMKLKRAAVLDDYAEDIGRLYA; encoded by the coding sequence ATGCAGACGGCAGCCGAGCTCGCCGCCGACTCCAACATCACCGACCTGATCCTCTCGTCCTATGCCGAGGATCCGCAGGCGCCGGTGTACGCGGTGCGCAACGGCACCGGCGGCTGGCTCGACGTCAGCTTCGCCGCGTTCCTGGAGCAGGTGCGCGCGGCCGCCCGCGGCCTAATCGCCTGCGGCATCTCCCCCGGGGACAAGGTGGCGCTCTTCGCCGCCACCAGCTACGAGTGGGCCGTCATGGATCAGGCGGTCTGGTTCGCCGGTGGCGTGTCCGTGCCGATCTACGAGACCTCCTCGGCCCACCAGGTGCGGCACATCCTGACCGATTCCGGCACCGAGATCGTCGCGTACGGCACGGCGGCGCAGCAGAACGTCGTCGCCGAGGCCTGCGCCGACGGCGGCCCGCAGGTGCTGACTCTGCCTCTCGACGCCGCGGGGCTGGCGGCGCTGGCCGACGACGGATCGGACGTCCCGGACGAGCAGGTCGAGCTGGCCCGGAGCACGGCGACCCTCCAGGACACCGCCTCGATCGTCTACACCTCCGGCACCACCGGTCTGCCCAAGGGCGCGAAGATCACGCACGGCAATCTGGCGCTCGGCACGGTCAACATCCTCCCCTACGCCCACGAGATCGTCGGTTATGGCGTGGACGCGACCACGCGCACCCTCATGTTCCTGCCGCTGGCGCACGTGCTGGCACACGCGGTGCAGGTCATCTGCCTCTATGCCCGCATCCAGGTCGCCCACTGCTCCTCCATGGCGCAGCTGACGGCGGACATGGGGTCCTTCCGACCCACCTGGCTGCTGGCGGTGCCGCGCGTGTTCGAGAAGCTCGAGGCCGGGGCGGCCGCCTCGGCGGAGGACGCGGGCAAGGGCTCCGTTTTCCGCGCGGCCCGCGCGACGGCCATCGAGTACTCCGAGGCCCTCGAGGCCGCGGCCCGTGGCGAGTCGTCGGGACCGTCACCGTGGCTGCGCGCCCGTCACGCCCTGTTCGACCGTCTGGTCTACACGAAGATTCGCGACATCATGGGCGGTCAGGTGCGCTATGCCGTCTCCGGCGCCTCCGCCCTGGCTCCGGACCTGGCACATTTCTTCCGCGGAATCGGCGTCGAGATCAAGGAAGGCTACGGGCTGACGGAGACGACCGCTCCGGCCACCGTCAACGTTCCGGGGGCGACCCGCCTGGGCACCGTCGGGCTCCCCATCCCGGGCACCCGCGTGCGCATCGCCGAGGACGACGAGGTGCTCATCTCCGGGCCCATCGTGTTCGGCGGGTACCACGCCCAGCCAGAGGCGAGCGCCGCCGCCCTCGACGAGGACGGGTTCCTGCGCACCGGCGACCTGGGCTCCCTCGACGAGGACGGATACCTGCGGATCACCGGCCGCAAGAAAGAGCTCATCGTGACCGCCGGCGGCAAGAACGTGTACCCCACCCCCATGGAAGAGGGTCTGCGCCGCCACCGCCTGGTGCATCAGGTCGTGGTGGTCGGCGAGAACCGTCCCTACGTGGGGGCCCTGCTGACCCTCGATGAGGCGGAGCTGCGCCGCTGGTGCCAGGACCGGGGCCGCCCGATCCTCTCGATGGCCGAGGCCGCGGAGGACCTCGATGTCCGCGCAGCGGTCCAGGACGCCGTCGACGCTGTGAACCGGAACGTCTCCCGCGCCGAGTCGATCCGCCGCTTCCTGATTCTCGACCACGAGCTCACCGAGGCCTCCGGGCACGTGACCCAGTCGATGAAGCTCAAGCGTGCGGCGGTGCTGGACGACTATGCCGAGGACATCGGGCGGCTGTACGCCTGA
- a CDS encoding phospholipid carrier-dependent glycosyltransferase — MAGVPFSASVLRRRLDVVEPARTRWHWIIPLAVAVVAAVLRFTHLDFPDRLIFDETYYPKDAFSLLQVGYELDWADDADEAFARGEAQPLDEAAYVVHPPLGKWLIGLGMLVFGPDNGYGWRSAAAAAGTLSVLLTTLVAQRLFRSVSLGAVSGLLLAVEGHHLVLSRIGLLDIFLSLFVLAAFAALLKDRDAGRRRLADRLAAASAAAPDHAARRRALLYGPGLGWRPWRLLAGVLLGAACSVKLSALAFMAVFGLMTVIWDAQARHVAGVRRWARAAVVRDGLWAFVCVVGAGALTYLASWTGWFRSARAYYRQWGAQHPPESWWEALVPDALRSLAHYHAESTRFHSGLHSPHDYASTPWSWPFMGRPVSYFYEGHDPGEGLCPSDAADRCSAAITDIANPLLWWTGLLAVLVCLALWLRRRDWRAAALLGAYAAGQVVWFLWPERTMFFFYSIAYEPFLVLMIVLTLSLLLRPGRRPSPRVGSALVLVYVAAVVAVSLFFLPVWIGEPVEYGQWRSRMWLPSWI, encoded by the coding sequence ATGGCGGGCGTGCCCTTCTCCGCCTCCGTTCTGCGCCGCCGTCTCGACGTCGTCGAGCCGGCCCGCACACGCTGGCACTGGATCATCCCGCTGGCGGTGGCCGTGGTGGCCGCAGTGCTGCGTTTCACGCACCTGGACTTCCCCGACCGCCTGATCTTCGACGAGACGTACTACCCCAAGGACGCGTTCTCGCTGCTGCAGGTCGGTTACGAGCTCGACTGGGCCGACGACGCCGACGAAGCGTTCGCCCGCGGCGAGGCCCAGCCCCTCGACGAGGCCGCCTACGTCGTGCACCCACCGCTGGGCAAATGGCTGATCGGCCTCGGCATGCTCGTGTTCGGCCCGGACAACGGCTATGGCTGGCGCTCGGCCGCGGCCGCCGCCGGCACCCTCTCCGTGCTGCTGACGACCCTGGTCGCACAGCGGTTGTTCCGCTCGGTGTCGCTCGGCGCGGTCAGCGGTCTGCTGCTCGCGGTCGAAGGCCACCACCTCGTTCTCTCTCGCATTGGCCTGCTGGACATCTTCCTGTCCCTGTTCGTGCTCGCCGCCTTCGCCGCGCTGCTGAAGGACCGTGACGCCGGGCGCCGTCGCCTCGCGGACCGGCTGGCCGCCGCGAGCGCCGCGGCACCGGATCACGCGGCGCGGCGGCGTGCCCTGCTGTACGGGCCGGGGCTGGGCTGGCGCCCGTGGCGGCTGCTGGCGGGCGTGCTGCTCGGGGCCGCCTGCTCGGTGAAGCTCTCGGCACTGGCGTTCATGGCGGTGTTCGGCCTCATGACCGTCATATGGGACGCCCAGGCCAGACACGTGGCCGGCGTGCGTCGCTGGGCGCGCGCCGCGGTCGTGCGGGACGGGCTGTGGGCGTTCGTCTGCGTCGTGGGCGCCGGGGCGCTGACCTATCTGGCGTCGTGGACCGGCTGGTTCCGGTCCGCACGCGCCTACTATCGGCAGTGGGGCGCCCAGCACCCGCCCGAATCATGGTGGGAGGCGCTCGTGCCGGACGCTCTGCGTTCGCTCGCGCATTATCACGCGGAGTCCACGCGGTTCCACAGCGGGCTGCACAGCCCTCACGACTATGCCTCGACGCCGTGGTCCTGGCCGTTCATGGGCCGGCCCGTCAGCTATTTCTATGAGGGCCACGACCCGGGTGAGGGTCTGTGCCCGTCAGACGCGGCGGACCGCTGTTCCGCCGCGATCACCGACATCGCGAACCCGCTGCTGTGGTGGACGGGCCTGCTCGCCGTGCTGGTGTGCCTGGCCCTGTGGCTGCGTCGCCGCGACTGGCGCGCCGCAGCTCTGCTCGGCGCCTACGCCGCCGGTCAGGTCGTGTGGTTCCTGTGGCCGGAACGCACCATGTTCTTCTTCTACTCGATCGCCTACGAGCCGTTCCTCGTACTCATGATCGTGCTGACACTCTCACTGCTGCTGCGGCCTGGCCGACGGCCGAGCCCCCGGGTCGGTTCCGCGCTCGTGCTGGTCTACGTGGCGGCGGTCGTCGCGGTCAGCCTGTTCTTCCTGCCCGTGTGGATCGGCGAGCCCGTCGAGTACGGCCAATGGCGCTCGCGGATGTGGCTGCCCAGCTGGATCTGA
- the rsmI gene encoding 16S rRNA (cytidine(1402)-2'-O)-methyltransferase, which yields MPDRTPQPHRSSRAAPPGEGRVVLAATPIGNLQDASDRLRSLLAEADLIAAEDTRTVRRLCDQLGVHPRGRFVAHHEHNEQASAAGLLEQVRHGAQIVVVSDAGMPVVSDPGHRLVQAAAAQGLTVTCAPGPSAVTTAIALSGLPTDRFAFDGFLPRRSAERRRAFEAIRAEPRTVAFFESPRRVAASLTELAEALGEDRPVCLARELTKLHEEIVRGDAGSLLAWAREREAGEGIRGEIVLVVGPATAQADEPAGEEQLVAEVEQLTASGTRMKEAVATVAAAHGARARELYDAVLRSRRG from the coding sequence ATGCCGGATCGGACACCGCAGCCACACCGGAGCTCGCGCGCGGCGCCGCCCGGCGAGGGGCGGGTCGTGCTCGCGGCCACCCCCATCGGCAACCTCCAGGACGCGAGCGATCGGCTGCGGTCGCTGCTCGCCGAGGCCGACCTGATCGCCGCCGAGGACACGCGGACGGTGCGGCGGCTGTGCGATCAGCTGGGCGTGCACCCCCGGGGGCGGTTCGTGGCGCACCACGAGCACAACGAGCAGGCGTCGGCGGCGGGACTGCTCGAACAGGTCCGCCACGGGGCTCAGATCGTGGTCGTCTCGGACGCCGGCATGCCCGTGGTCTCGGACCCCGGGCACCGCCTGGTGCAGGCGGCGGCCGCACAGGGGCTGACGGTGACCTGCGCTCCGGGGCCCTCGGCCGTGACCACGGCGATCGCCCTGTCGGGCCTGCCGACGGATCGGTTCGCCTTCGACGGGTTCCTGCCACGTCGGTCCGCCGAACGTCGGCGCGCGTTCGAGGCGATTCGCGCTGAGCCGCGCACCGTCGCGTTCTTCGAGTCGCCTCGCCGGGTGGCGGCGAGCCTGACGGAGTTGGCCGAAGCCCTCGGCGAGGACCGGCCGGTGTGCCTGGCGCGTGAGCTGACGAAGCTGCACGAGGAGATCGTTCGCGGCGACGCCGGCTCGCTCCTCGCCTGGGCGCGTGAGCGTGAGGCCGGCGAGGGAATCCGCGGCGAGATCGTCCTGGTGGTGGGGCCGGCGACGGCCCAGGCCGACGAGCCGGCGGGGGAGGAGCAGCTGGTGGCCGAGGTCGAGCAGCTCACGGCCTCCGGCACGCGGATGAAGGAGGCCGTCGCGACGGTGGCCGCAGCGCACGGCGCGCGCGCCCGCGAGCTGTACGACGCGGTGCTGCGCTCTCGGCGCGGCTGA
- a CDS encoding NAD-dependent succinate-semialdehyde dehydrogenase — MTVTDAREKALLESVPTGLLIDGQWREASSGKTFDVKDPATGRVIASLQDANSDDATAAFDAACAAQADWARTPARERADILRRAYDMINERAEDFALLMTLEMGKPLAEARGEVVYGNGFLRWFSEEATRHYGRTLTAPEGTLRMQVNHKPVGPCLLITPWNFPLAMATRKVAPAVAAGCTMVLKAAKLTPLTTQLFAQVMMEAGLPAGVLNVVAGSSASSLSGPIMADERLRKISFTGSTAVGKKLMETAAGTVLRTSMELGGNAPLIVFEDADVDAAVEGAFNAKMRNMGEACTAANRFLVHEDVAEEFTRKFVARLEALTPARGTDPESTLGPIIDDGAREDIHALVTEAVAAGAEVLTGGEKVAGEGYFYQPTALKVARDNPILTQEIFGPVAPIVTFTTEQEAIEMANDTEYGLASYLFSRDPSRMYRVAEQIEFGLMGYNVGVISNPAAPFGGVKQSGLGREGGAEGIEEYTTLQYIAVNDPFAAQG; from the coding sequence ATGACCGTGACCGACGCGCGCGAGAAGGCCCTGCTCGAGTCCGTGCCGACCGGACTGCTCATCGACGGACAGTGGCGTGAAGCCTCCTCCGGCAAGACCTTCGATGTGAAGGACCCCGCCACGGGCCGGGTCATCGCGAGCCTGCAGGACGCGAACTCGGATGACGCCACGGCCGCGTTCGATGCGGCCTGCGCCGCGCAGGCCGACTGGGCTCGGACCCCGGCCCGCGAGCGCGCGGACATTCTTCGCCGCGCCTACGACATGATCAACGAGCGGGCCGAGGACTTCGCTCTGCTGATGACGCTCGAGATGGGCAAGCCGCTGGCCGAGGCCCGCGGCGAGGTCGTCTACGGCAACGGCTTCCTGCGCTGGTTCTCCGAGGAGGCCACCCGCCACTACGGCCGCACCCTCACCGCTCCCGAGGGCACCCTGCGCATGCAGGTGAACCACAAGCCGGTCGGACCGTGCCTGCTCATCACCCCCTGGAACTTCCCGCTGGCGATGGCCACCCGCAAGGTGGCCCCGGCCGTCGCCGCCGGGTGCACCATGGTCCTCAAGGCCGCGAAGCTGACGCCGCTCACCACGCAGCTGTTCGCCCAGGTGATGATGGAGGCCGGGCTGCCCGCCGGCGTGCTGAACGTGGTCGCCGGGTCCTCGGCGTCGTCTCTCTCCGGGCCGATCATGGCGGACGAGCGGCTGCGCAAGATCTCGTTCACCGGTTCGACCGCCGTGGGCAAGAAGCTCATGGAGACGGCCGCCGGGACGGTGCTGCGCACCTCGATGGAGCTCGGCGGCAATGCCCCGCTGATCGTGTTCGAGGACGCCGACGTCGACGCGGCCGTCGAGGGCGCATTCAACGCGAAGATGCGCAACATGGGAGAGGCGTGCACCGCGGCGAACCGCTTCCTGGTGCACGAGGACGTGGCCGAGGAGTTCACCCGGAAGTTCGTGGCCCGGCTCGAAGCCCTCACGCCGGCACGCGGCACCGACCCGGAGTCCACGCTCGGCCCGATCATCGACGACGGCGCGCGGGAGGACATCCACGCTCTGGTCACCGAGGCCGTGGCGGCCGGCGCCGAGGTGCTCACCGGCGGCGAGAAGGTCGCGGGCGAGGGCTACTTCTACCAGCCGACCGCACTCAAGGTCGCCAGGGACAACCCGATCTTGACGCAGGAGATCTTCGGGCCCGTCGCGCCGATCGTGACCTTCACCACCGAGCAGGAGGCCATCGAGATGGCCAACGACACCGAGTACGGCCTGGCCTCCTATCTGTTCAGCCGCGACCCGAGCCGCATGTACCGCGTCGCCGAACAGATCGAGTTCGGGCTGATGGGGTACAACGTCGGCGTCATCTCCAATCCGGCGGCGCCGTTCGGCGGCGTCAAACAATCCGGCCTCGGCCGCGAGGGCGGCGCCGAAGGCATCGAGGAGTACACGACGCTGCAGTACATCGCCGTGAACGACCCCTTCGCCGCGCAGGGCTGA
- a CDS encoding TatD family hydrolase — MSTPAATSPRPDHGRTPAESSSAGDASPDVDQAPAAYRPRPDSATGGGPAPLAAREATEEKSGRKRRLEFPPAPESLPVPVVDNHTHLGFRDGLVRVSVHEAMDAAQAVGVRGAVQVGCNVEAARFTVEAIEAEPRLLGAVAIHPNDAARLAETAELETALATIAELAEHPRVRAVGETGLDYFRTGESGRAAQHESFRWHIRLARRLGKALQIHDRDAHDDVVRILLEEEQDGGLPPHVVFHCFSGGPELAHTCNEHGWMTSFAGPVTFKANDKLREALALVREDLILVETDAPFLTPHPFRGRPNAPYLVPHTLRLMAQVRGVGVDELARRIDENTARVYGEF; from the coding sequence ATGTCGACCCCCGCAGCCACCAGCCCCCGCCCCGACCACGGCCGGACCCCCGCCGAGTCCAGTTCGGCCGGCGACGCGAGCCCGGACGTGGACCAGGCGCCGGCGGCGTACCGTCCGCGTCCCGACTCGGCGACGGGCGGGGGGCCGGCACCGCTCGCCGCGCGCGAGGCAACCGAGGAGAAGTCCGGGCGCAAGCGTCGGCTCGAGTTCCCGCCGGCACCCGAATCACTGCCCGTGCCGGTCGTCGACAACCACACCCACCTGGGCTTCCGGGACGGGCTGGTGCGCGTGAGCGTCCACGAGGCGATGGACGCCGCCCAGGCCGTCGGCGTGCGCGGAGCCGTGCAGGTGGGATGCAACGTCGAGGCGGCCCGGTTCACGGTCGAGGCGATCGAGGCCGAACCCCGACTGCTCGGCGCCGTCGCGATCCACCCGAACGACGCCGCCCGCCTCGCCGAAACGGCAGAGCTGGAGACCGCCCTGGCGACGATCGCCGAGCTCGCCGAGCACCCCCGCGTGCGCGCCGTCGGCGAGACAGGACTGGACTACTTCCGCACCGGCGAATCGGGGCGCGCGGCGCAGCACGAGTCGTTCCGGTGGCACATCCGACTCGCCCGACGCCTGGGCAAGGCCCTGCAGATCCACGACCGCGACGCCCACGACGATGTCGTGCGGATCCTGCTGGAGGAAGAGCAGGACGGCGGCCTGCCGCCGCACGTCGTGTTCCACTGCTTCTCCGGCGGCCCCGAGCTGGCGCACACGTGCAACGAACACGGGTGGATGACCTCGTTCGCCGGGCCCGTGACCTTCAAGGCCAACGACAAGCTGCGCGAGGCGCTGGCCCTCGTGCGGGAAGACCTGATCCTGGTGGAGACGGACGCGCCGTTCCTCACCCCGCATCCGTTCCGCGGCCGGCCCAATGCGCCCTATCTCGTGCCGCACACCCTGCGCCTGATGGCCCAGGTGCGCGGCGTCGGGGTCGATGAGCTGGCCCGCCGCATCGACGAGAACACCGCCCGGGTCTACGGGGAGTTCTGA